From the endosymbiont of Bathymodiolus septemdierum str. Myojin knoll genome, one window contains:
- a CDS encoding DUF2970 domain-containing protein — translation MKGLGQVFKAVTSAMIGVGKKEDLIKDFERTEKSGPWPYIIVGLVMTVVFITAVITVVKLVLP, via the coding sequence ATGAAAGGATTAGGGCAAGTATTTAAAGCAGTAACATCAGCGATGATTGGTGTTGGCAAAAAAGAGGATCTTATTAAGGATTTTGAACGCACAGAGAAATCGGGCCCATGGCCCTATATTATTGTTGGTTTGGTGATGACGGTTGTTTTTATTACAGCAGTGATTACGGTGGTGAAGTTGGTATTGCCCTAG
- a CDS encoding COX15/CtaA family protein: MFKKLLKVSIVLALIVVVLGAYTRLGDAGLGCPDWPTCYGHLTVPDHHTDGTILEGYERPLEAAKGWKEMVHRYAASLLGLAIFALFFLAAKGKTKRRQSLALPGFTAFFVMLQGAFGMWTVTLMVHPGIVTTHLIGGFMTTALLVWMLLNQGNPPIAYRHILKRHQWVLVATLFVLVGQIILGGWTSTNYAALSCGEEFPTCLGAWWPTMDFINALHWGPIGVEHDYEFGVLENPARVGIQMMHRIGALITTSMIVLLIYLFSKYPHLKSNLVLIGGLLTTQVILGILNVLFSIPMAIAVMHNVVALLLLLSILALLHKVTKALST, encoded by the coding sequence ATGTTTAAAAAATTACTAAAAGTTTCAATCGTTCTAGCGCTTATTGTTGTTGTTTTAGGTGCTTATACCCGGCTCGGTGATGCGGGGTTAGGCTGCCCTGACTGGCCAACTTGTTATGGACATTTAACAGTTCCAGACCACCATACCGACGGTACTATACTTGAGGGTTACGAGCGCCCACTTGAAGCCGCTAAAGGCTGGAAAGAAATGGTACATCGTTACGCTGCATCTCTATTAGGGTTAGCAATTTTCGCCTTGTTCTTTTTAGCCGCTAAAGGCAAAACAAAACGCCGTCAGTCACTCGCACTACCTGGGTTTACCGCCTTCTTTGTCATGCTACAAGGTGCTTTTGGCATGTGGACCGTAACATTAATGGTGCATCCTGGCATCGTTACCACGCATCTCATTGGTGGCTTTATGACCACCGCTCTTTTGGTGTGGATGTTACTCAACCAAGGCAATCCACCGATTGCTTATAGACACATCTTAAAAAGACATCAATGGGTATTGGTGGCAACTTTATTCGTTTTGGTGGGGCAAATTATTCTCGGTGGCTGGACTTCTACTAATTATGCAGCGCTGTCTTGTGGTGAAGAGTTTCCAACTTGTTTGGGCGCTTGGTGGCCGACGATGGATTTTATTAACGCATTACACTGGGGTCCAATTGGCGTAGAACATGACTATGAATTTGGTGTATTGGAGAATCCAGCCCGTGTTGGTATTCAGATGATGCATCGCATTGGTGCGTTAATCACCACATCAATGATTGTGCTCTTAATCTATCTATTTAGCAAATATCCACACCTTAAATCAAATTTAGTACTAATTGGTGGCTTATTAACAACACAAGTCATACTGGGTATTTTAAATGTATTGTTTTCAATCCCAATGGCTATTGCAGTCATGCACAATGTGGTGGCGTTGCTACTACTCCTTAGTATATTAGCGTTGCTACACAAAGTAACTAAAGCACTAAGTACCTAG
- the coxB gene encoding cytochrome c oxidase subunit II, with the protein MKRLTRLLSVLVAIVSTSVFAEYNVNMTKGVTSVSHGIYGLHMMVFWVSVVIAIVVFGAMFYSLFTHRQSKGAVAANFHESTKAELIWTVVPIIILISMAIPASKVLIDLEDTTKAEMTIKITGHQWKWQYDYPKEGISFFSNLAQGSRDVITGTSAERENADNYLLNVDKRLVLPVDTSIRFLITSNDVIHNWWMRDFGVKQDANPGFINDAWAKIDKIGTYRGQCAELCGKDHGFMPIVVDVVSKADYKKWVAKQKAAAQAEAASATKTWSKADLMAKGKTVYNTNCAACHKADGSGLPPVFPAMKGSVIANGPAAAHINRVLNGKGGMPQFKALGDSDLAAVMTYERNAFGNTGSVVQPSDVKSAR; encoded by the coding sequence ATGAAAAGATTAACAAGGCTTTTAAGTGTGCTAGTTGCCATAGTGTCAACGAGTGTATTTGCTGAGTACAATGTAAATATGACCAAAGGTGTAACTTCTGTTAGTCACGGTATTTATGGTTTGCATATGATGGTATTTTGGGTGTCTGTGGTCATTGCAATCGTTGTATTTGGTGCAATGTTTTATTCGCTATTTACACACAGACAGTCAAAAGGCGCCGTGGCAGCAAATTTTCACGAAAGCACAAAAGCAGAATTAATTTGGACAGTTGTTCCAATCATTATTTTGATTAGCATGGCAATTCCAGCCTCTAAAGTATTGATTGATTTGGAAGACACAACCAAAGCCGAGATGACTATCAAAATCACAGGCCACCAGTGGAAATGGCAATATGATTATCCTAAAGAAGGCATTAGTTTCTTTTCAAACCTAGCACAAGGCTCTAGAGATGTTATTACTGGCACAAGTGCAGAGCGTGAAAATGCCGATAATTATTTATTAAATGTTGATAAGCGTTTAGTCTTGCCAGTTGACACTTCCATTCGTTTCCTGATCACTTCAAACGATGTTATTCACAATTGGTGGATGCGTGATTTTGGTGTTAAGCAAGATGCCAATCCAGGGTTTATCAACGATGCATGGGCGAAAATTGACAAAATCGGTACTTACCGTGGCCAATGTGCTGAGCTTTGTGGCAAAGACCATGGCTTTATGCCAATTGTGGTTGATGTGGTTTCTAAAGCAGACTACAAAAAATGGGTTGCCAAGCAAAAAGCAGCAGCACAGGCAGAAGCAGCAAGTGCGACCAAGACTTGGTCTAAGGCTGATTTAATGGCAAAAGGCAAAACAGTATACAACACTAACTGTGCAGCTTGTCATAAGGCAGATGGTTCAGGTTTACCGCCAGTATTTCCTGCAATGAAAGGCTCGGTAATTGCCAATGGTCCAGCTGCTGCACACATTAATAGAGTTTTAAATGGTAAAGGTGGAATGCCACAGTTTAAAGCGTTGGGTGATAGCGACCTTGCAGCAGTCATGACTTACGAAAGAAATGCCTTTGGTAATACAGGCAGCGTTGTTCAACCTTCAGATGTTAAATCTGCACGATAA